From the Lolium rigidum isolate FL_2022 chromosome 2, APGP_CSIRO_Lrig_0.1, whole genome shotgun sequence genome, one window contains:
- the LOC124692560 gene encoding glutamate receptor 3.4-like isoform X1 produces the protein MGADRLLVLCLALAAAAAAAAAGQRPSAVSVGALFTYDSTIGRAAQLAIELAVDDVNADATVLAGTNLNLITQDTNCSGFLGTIEALELMEKNVVAVIGPQSSGIGHVISHVVNELHVPLLSFAATDPTLSASEYPYFLRSTINDYFQMHAVASIVDYFQWKEVTAIFVDDDYGRGGVSVLGDALAAKRARISYKAAIPPNSDTDVVSDVLFRANMMESRVFVVHVNPDTGMKLFSTANKLRMMASGYVWIVTDWLAAVLDSSKSSDRNDMNYIQGIIVLRQHTPDSVAKSKFISKWNNMARNRSIDSALNSYGFYAYDSVWTVAHAIDRFLDSGQQINFSVDPRLHDSNGSTLRLSTLKIFDGGEQLLQQLLLTNITGLTGQVRFDSDRNLVQPAYDILNVGGSGSRLIGYWSNYSGLSVASPEILYQKPPNRSTSAQRLYSVVWPGDITTKPRGWVFPNNGKPLRVGVPNKPSFKELVSGGKGPDNASGYSIDIFNAAIKLLPYPVPCQFIAIGDGINNPNYDDIINRISTNSLDAAVGDFAIVRNRTKIAEFTQPYIEAGLVIVAPARRANSSAWAFLKPFTVEMWCVTGALFLFVGVVVWILEHRTNEEFRGSPRQQVLTIFWFSFSTMFFAHRQNTVSALGRFVLIIWLFVVLIINSSYTASLTSILTVQQLATGITGLDNLVASALPIGYQAGKFVRNYLIDELNIPESRLVPLSTIQEYADALNRGPKNGGVAAIVDEMPCVEIFLSSHCKFRIVGQEFTKEGWGFAFQRDSPLAADLSTAILQLSESGQLQRIHDEWFTDPSCGSEDSGLGAVQLSLGSFWGLFLVCALICTLALMVFFGRVCWQYSRYSNSKADGEPGAAAAVTTAIVSEMQPSKPRPTRLGSFKELMQFVDTKEEEIKKVMKRRTGEKDNGAGGSSHGRSISSA, from the exons CATTGGAACTAATGGAGAAAAACGTGGTTGCTGTCATTGGCCCACAATCATCTGGAATAGGCCATGTCATCTCACATGTTGTTAATGAGCTCCATGTTCCACTTCTATCATTTGCAGCAACAGATCCAACCCTATCTGCATCGGAGTATCCTTACTTTCTAAGGAGTACCATTAATGACTACTTCCAGATGCACGCTGTTGCTAGCATTGTTGATTACTTCCAATGGAAAGAGGTGACTGCTAtatttgttgatgatgattatgggCGAGGTGGGGTCTCGGTACTCGGAGATGCACTTGCAGCAAAGCGGGCAAGAATTTCGTATAAAGCAGCCATTCCTCCAAACTCAGACACAGATGTGGTCAGTGATGTACTCTTTAGAGCAAACATGATGGAATCAAGGGTGTTTGTTGTGCATGTTAATCCTGATACAGGGATGAAGTTATTTTCTACAGCTAACAAGCTTCGGATGATGGCCAGTGGCTATGTCTGGATAGTAACCGATTGGCTAGCTGCTGTCCTGGACTCATCAAAATCTAGCGACCGTAATGACATGAATTATATACAAGGGATAATTGTTCTTCGTCAGCATACTCCTGATTCTGTTGCCAAGTCGAAGTTCATATCTAAATGGAATAATATGGCTCGTAATAGGAGCATTGATTCGGCCTTGAATTCATATGGCTTTTATGCATATGACTCAGTTTGGACTGTTGCCCATGCTATCGATCGATTTCTCGATAGCGGCCAGCAGATTAATTTCTCTGTAGATCCAAGGTTGCACGACTCAAATGGAAGCACTTTGCGTCTATCAACTCTTAAGATATTTGATGGTGGTGAGCAGTTGCTACAGCAACTTCTACTCACAAACATTACAGGCCTAACAGGTCAGGTTCGGTTTGACTCAGACCGTAATTTGGTACAGCCAGCTTATGATATCCTTAACGTTGGTGGTTCTGGTTCCCGTTTGATTGGATATTGGAGCAATTACTCTGGCCTTTCTGTTGCTTCTCCTGAAATTTTGTATCAGAAGCCACCAAATAGGTCAACAAGTGCCCAGCGGTTGTACAGTGTGGTTTGGCCTGGCGACATTACCACTAAGCCTAGGGGGTGGGTTTTCCCAAACAATGGCAAGCCTCTCAGagttggtgttccaaataaaccaagTTTTAAGGAGTTGGTGTCAGGTGGCAAAGGCCCTGATAATGCGAGCGGGTACAGCATTGATATATTCAACGCAGCAATTAAACTGCTTCCTTACCCAGTTCCTTGCCAATTCATAGCAATTGGGGATGGTATAAATAATCCTAACTATGACGACATTATTAACAGGATTTCCACCAAT TCCCTTGATGCAGCTGTAGGCGACTTTGCCATTGTGAGAAATAGAACGAAGATTGCAGAGTTCACACAGCCTTATATCGAGGCGGGACTCGTGATAGTAGCACCAGCAAGACGAGCAAATTCAAGTGCCTGGGCTTTCCTTAAACCTTTCACAGTAGAGATGTGGTGTGTAACAGGTGCTCTTTTTCTTTTTGTGGGAGTAGTTGTTTGGATTCTTGAACATCGAACTAATGAGGAGTTTCGAGGCTCTCCACGACAACAAGTCCTGACAATATTTTG GTTCAGTTTCTCGACAATGTTCTTTGCTCACC GACAGAACACCGTAAGTGCTCTTGGGCGTTTTGTACTGATCATATGGTTGTTCGTCGTGCTGATCATCAATTCAAGCTACACCGCTAGCCTGACGTCAATCCTCACAGTCCAGCAACTTGCAACCGGAATAACTGGGCTTGACAATTTGGTTGCAAGCGCTTTACCTATCGGATACCAGGCTGGAAAGTTTGTCAGAAATTACCTGATTGATGAGCTGAATATTCCTGAATCCCGGTTAGTACCATTGAGCACGATTCAGGAGTATGCTGATGCCCTTAACCGTGGGCCCAAAAACGGCGGCGTTGCTGCAATTGTTGATGAGATGCCATGTGTTGAGATCTTTCTGTCATCTCACTGCAAGTTCAGAATAGTCGGCCAGGAGTTCACGAAGGAGGGATGGGGATTT GCATTTCAGAGAGATTCTCCCCTTGCTGCGGACTTATCGACCGCTATCCTCCAACTCTCAGAGAGCGGCCAGCTCCAGAGAATTCACGACGAGTGGTTCACAGATCCAAGCTGCGGCTCTGAGGACAGCGGGCTGGGAGCAGTCCAGCttagcctcggaagcttctgggGCCTTTTCCTAGTGTGTGCTCTGATATGCACCTTAGCTCTCATGGTTTTTTTCGGGCGAGTCTGCTGGCAGTACAGCAGGTACTCCAACTCTAAAGCTGATGGTGAGCCAGGTGCCGCTGCCGCTGTCACCACCGCTATTGTCTCTGAAATGCAGCCGTCGAAGCCAAGGCCGACGCGCCTCGGCAGCTTCAAGGAACTGATGCAGTTTGTCGACACGAAGGAGGAGGAGATCAAGAAGGTGATGAAACGGAGAACAGGCGAGAAAGATAACGGAGCCGGCGGATCCTCACACGGCCGCTCTATCTCTTCAGCATAG